A genome region from Pseudoalteromonas tetraodonis includes the following:
- the rpsJ gene encoding 30S ribosomal protein S10 yields MSNQRIRIRLKAFDHRLIDQSTAEIVETAKRTGAQVRGPIPLPTRFERFTVLTSPHVNKDARDQYEIRTHKRLIDIVEPTDKTVDALMRLDLAAGVDVQISLG; encoded by the coding sequence ATGTCAAATCAACGCATTCGTATTCGCCTAAAAGCTTTTGACCACCGTTTGATTGACCAATCAACGGCGGAAATCGTGGAAACTGCGAAACGCACTGGCGCACAAGTACGTGGTCCAATTCCACTACCTACACGCTTTGAACGTTTTACTGTACTTACATCACCGCACGTTAATAAAGACGCGCGTGATCAGTACGAGATCCGCACCCATAAACGTCTGATCGACATCGTAGAACCAACTGACAAGACTGTAGACGCACTTATGCGTTTAGACCTTGCTGCTGGTGTTGATGTTCAAATCAGCCTGGGTTAA
- the rplC gene encoding 50S ribosomal protein L3, with product MALGLVGRKVGMTRIFTEDGVSIPVTVIEATPNRIAQIKSDATDGYNALQVTAGTKKASRVNKATAGHFAKAGVEAGRGLWEFRLNGGEGDFEVGAELTVELFNEINKVDVTGTSKGKGFQGGVKRWNFSMQDATHGNSLSHRAPGSIGQNQSPGKVFKGKKMAGQMGNEQVTTQNLELVRVDAERNLLLVKGAVPGAIGGDVIVKPAVKA from the coding sequence ATGGCATTAGGTCTAGTCGGTCGTAAAGTGGGTATGACACGTATCTTCACTGAAGATGGTGTATCTATCCCTGTGACAGTTATTGAAGCGACTCCTAACCGCATTGCTCAGATCAAATCTGACGCAACAGACGGTTATAACGCGCTTCAAGTAACCGCAGGCACTAAAAAAGCAAGCCGTGTAAACAAAGCAACAGCGGGTCACTTCGCTAAAGCTGGTGTTGAAGCGGGTCGCGGTCTGTGGGAATTCCGCCTAAATGGTGGTGAAGGCGATTTTGAAGTAGGCGCAGAGCTTACGGTTGAATTATTCAACGAAATCAACAAAGTTGACGTAACCGGTACTTCTAAAGGTAAAGGTTTCCAAGGTGGTGTTAAGCGCTGGAATTTCAGCATGCAAGACGCTACACATGGTAACTCTCTATCTCACCGTGCTCCTGGTTCAATCGGTCAAAACCAATCACCTGGTAAGGTGTTTAAAGGTAAGAAAATGGCCGGTCAAATGGGTAATGAGCAAGTAACAACTCAGAACCTTGAACTAGTTCGCGTTGACGCTGAGCGTAACCTGCTTTTAGTTAAAGGTGCAGTACCTGGCGCTATCGGCGGTGACGTTATCGTTAAACCAGCTGTTAAAGCATAA
- the rplD gene encoding 50S ribosomal protein L4 produces the protein MELAIKDASGALEVSEATFGREFNEALVHQVVVAYAAGARQGTRAQKTRSEVSGGGKKPWAQKGTGRARAGTIRSPIWRSGGVSFAAKPQDHSQKVNRKMYRGAIKSILSELVRQERLIVVESFGLEAPKTKELVAKLKELELKDVLIVTEEVDENLFLSARNLYKVDTRDVAGIDPVSLIAFDKVLITAAAVKQLEEALA, from the coding sequence ATGGAATTAGCAATTAAAGACGCTTCTGGCGCTCTTGAAGTTTCTGAAGCTACTTTTGGACGTGAGTTTAACGAAGCATTAGTACACCAAGTAGTTGTTGCATACGCAGCAGGTGCTCGTCAAGGTACTCGTGCTCAGAAGACACGTTCTGAAGTAAGCGGTGGTGGTAAAAAACCATGGGCTCAAAAAGGTACTGGCCGTGCACGTGCTGGTACAATCCGTAGTCCAATTTGGCGTTCAGGTGGCGTTAGCTTCGCAGCTAAACCACAAGACCACAGCCAAAAAGTAAACCGTAAAATGTACCGCGGTGCGATCAAAAGCATCTTATCTGAATTAGTTCGTCAAGAGCGTTTAATCGTTGTTGAGAGTTTTGGTCTTGAAGCACCAAAAACTAAAGAACTAGTTGCTAAGCTTAAAGAACTTGAGCTTAAAGATGTTCTTATCGTGACTGAAGAAGTAGATGAAAATCTTTTCTTATCGGCACGTAACCTGTACAAGGTTGACACACGTGATGTAGCTGGTATCGATCCTGTAAGCTTAATTGCTTTCGACAAGGTACTAATTACAGCTGCTGCTGTTAAGCAACTTGAGGAGGCGCTAGCATGA
- the rplW gene encoding 50S ribosomal protein L23: MIREERLLKVILAPHISEKSTIAAEENNTIVFKVANDATKAEVKAAVEKLFEVEVTGVRTLNVKGKTKRTGMRFGRRSDWKKAYVTLKEGSELDFVGGAE; encoded by the coding sequence ATGATCCGTGAAGAACGTCTTTTAAAAGTGATCCTTGCTCCACACATCTCTGAAAAAAGCACAATCGCTGCTGAAGAAAACAACACGATTGTTTTCAAAGTAGCAAATGACGCAACTAAAGCTGAAGTTAAAGCGGCAGTTGAGAAGCTTTTTGAAGTAGAAGTAACTGGTGTTCGCACACTTAACGTTAAGGGTAAAACAAAACGTACTGGCATGCGTTTCGGTCGTCGTAGCGACTGGAAGAAAGCTTACGTTACTCTTAAAGAAGGTAGCGAGCTGGACTTTGTCGGCGGCGCCGAGTAA
- the rplB gene encoding 50S ribosomal protein L2, which translates to MALQKCKPTSAGRRHLVKVVNPDLHKGKPYAPLLEKNSKSGGRNNNGRITVRHIGGGHKQHYRLIDFKRTKDGIPATVERLEYDPNRSANIALVLYADGERRYIIAPKGLKAGDAIQSGVDAPIKPGNALPMRNMPVGSTVHNVELKPGKGAQIARSAGAYVQILARDGQYVTLRLRSGEVRKVESDCRATLGEVGNAEHMLRSLGKAGANRWRGIRPTVRGVAMNPVDHPHGGGEGRTSGGRHPVSPWGKPTKGAKTRKNKRTDKFIVRRRTK; encoded by the coding sequence ATGGCACTTCAAAAGTGTAAGCCAACTTCTGCGGGTCGTCGTCACCTAGTTAAAGTGGTTAACCCAGATTTACATAAGGGTAAACCTTACGCACCACTATTAGAGAAAAACTCTAAATCAGGTGGTCGTAATAACAATGGTCGTATTACGGTTCGTCATATCGGTGGTGGTCATAAGCAGCATTACCGTTTAATCGATTTTAAACGTACTAAAGATGGCATTCCAGCCACTGTTGAGCGTTTAGAATATGATCCAAATCGTAGCGCAAACATCGCTCTTGTATTATATGCAGACGGTGAGCGTCGTTACATTATCGCACCAAAAGGCTTAAAAGCTGGCGATGCAATCCAGTCTGGTGTTGATGCACCAATCAAACCTGGTAATGCATTACCAATGCGTAATATGCCTGTAGGTTCGACTGTTCACAACGTAGAACTTAAACCAGGTAAAGGTGCTCAAATTGCACGTTCTGCTGGTGCATACGTTCAAATCCTTGCACGTGATGGTCAATATGTAACATTACGTCTTCGTTCAGGCGAAGTTCGTAAAGTTGAATCTGATTGTCGTGCGACACTAGGTGAAGTAGGCAATGCTGAGCATATGCTTCGTTCACTTGGTAAAGCAGGTGCAAATCGCTGGCGTGGTATTCGTCCGACAGTTCGTGGTGTTGCCATGAACCCGGTTGATCACCCACACGGTGGTGGTGAAGGTCGTACATCTGGTGGTCGTCATCCTGTGTCTCCATGGGGTAAGCCGACTAAAGGTGCTAAGACGCGTAAGAACAAGCGTACGGATAAATTTATAGTACGTCGTCGTACTAAGTAA
- the rpsS gene encoding 30S ribosomal protein S19, whose product MPRSLKKGPFIDLHLLKKVEKALESGEKKPIKTWSRRSMIIPNMIGLTIAVHNGRQHVPVFVSDEMIGHKLGEFAPTRTYRGHAADKKAKKR is encoded by the coding sequence ATGCCACGCTCTCTCAAGAAGGGTCCTTTTATAGACCTACACTTGCTGAAGAAGGTAGAGAAAGCTTTGGAAAGCGGTGAAAAGAAGCCAATTAAAACTTGGAGCCGTCGTTCAATGATCATACCTAACATGATCGGATTGACCATTGCTGTCCATAATGGTCGCCAGCATGTACCAGTTTTCGTTTCTGACGAAATGATCGGTCACAAACTAGGTGAATTTGCACCAACTCGCACTTACCGTGGCCATGCTGCGGATAAGAAAGCGAAGAAACGTTAA
- the rplV gene encoding 50S ribosomal protein L22 produces MQALAKHKFASGSAQKARLVADQIRGLPVDRALEILAYSPKKAAVLVKKVLESAIANAEHNEGADIDELRVTTIFVDDGPTMKRIMPRAKGRADRILKRTSHITVVVSDS; encoded by the coding sequence ATGCAAGCATTAGCTAAACATAAATTCGCCTCTGGTTCGGCGCAAAAAGCACGTCTAGTTGCAGATCAGATCCGCGGGTTACCTGTCGATCGCGCACTAGAAATCCTGGCGTACAGCCCGAAAAAAGCGGCTGTATTAGTTAAGAAAGTACTTGAGTCTGCTATTGCTAACGCAGAGCATAACGAAGGTGCTGACATTGATGAGCTACGTGTAACAACGATTTTTGTGGACGATGGTCCAACAATGAAACGTATTATGCCACGTGCTAAAGGACGCGCAGACCGCATCCTTAAGCGTACAAGCCACATCACTGTTGTGGTTTCAGATAGCTAG
- the rpsC gene encoding 30S ribosomal protein S3 gives MGQKVHPTGIRLGISKPWVSTWYANSKDFSAQLFGDHKVRTFLTKELKAASVSKIVIERPAKSIRVTIHTARPGVVIGKKGEDVEKLRQAVTKIAGVPAQINISEVRKPELDAQLVADGIASQLERRVMFRRAMKRSVQNAMRIGSKGIKVEVSGRLGGAEIARSEWYREGRVPLHTLRADIDYATSEALTTYGIIGVKVWIFKGEVIGGLPLVQEQEKPAKRAPKKAKKSAK, from the coding sequence ATGGGACAAAAAGTTCATCCTACTGGTATTCGCCTAGGTATATCTAAACCTTGGGTTTCTACCTGGTACGCGAATTCAAAAGATTTCTCTGCACAGCTTTTTGGCGATCACAAAGTACGTACATTCCTTACTAAGGAATTAAAAGCGGCTTCTGTGTCTAAAATCGTTATTGAGCGTCCAGCAAAATCTATCCGAGTAACTATTCACACGGCTCGTCCGGGTGTTGTTATCGGTAAAAAAGGCGAAGACGTAGAAAAATTACGTCAAGCGGTAACTAAAATCGCTGGTGTACCTGCTCAGATTAATATTTCTGAAGTACGTAAACCAGAACTAGATGCACAACTAGTAGCAGACGGCATTGCCTCTCAGCTAGAGCGTCGTGTTATGTTCCGTCGCGCTATGAAGCGTTCGGTACAAAATGCAATGCGCATCGGTTCTAAAGGGATTAAAGTTGAAGTTAGCGGTCGTCTTGGCGGCGCAGAAATCGCACGTTCAGAATGGTATCGTGAAGGTCGTGTACCTCTACATACTCTTCGTGCTGATATCGACTACGCAACTTCTGAAGCCTTAACCACTTACGGTATCATTGGTGTTAAAGTTTGGATCTTCAAAGGCGAAGTTATTGGTGGTTTACCACTAGTACAAGAGCAAGAGAAGCCAGCTAAACGCGCACCAAAGAAAGCCAAAAAAAGTGCTAAGTAG
- the rplP gene encoding 50S ribosomal protein L16: protein MLQPKRTKFRKMHKGRNRGLAQNGNKVSFGTFGLKATGRGRMTARQIEAARRAMTRHVKRQGKIWIRVFPDKPITEKPLEVRMGKGKGSVEYWVAEIQPGKVLYEMEGVSEELAREAFNLAARKLPFKTTFVTRTVM, encoded by the coding sequence ATGTTACAGCCAAAACGTACAAAATTCCGTAAAATGCATAAAGGCCGCAACCGTGGTCTAGCGCAAAACGGTAACAAAGTAAGCTTCGGTACTTTCGGTTTGAAAGCTACTGGTCGTGGCCGCATGACTGCTCGTCAAATCGAAGCAGCTCGTCGTGCTATGACGCGTCACGTGAAACGTCAAGGTAAAATCTGGATCCGTGTCTTCCCTGACAAGCCGATCACAGAAAAACCTCTTGAAGTTCGTATGGGTAAAGGTAAAGGTTCTGTTGAATATTGGGTTGCTGAAATTCAGCCTGGTAAAGTACTTTACGAAATGGAAGGTGTTTCAGAAGAGCTTGCTCGTGAAGCGTTTAACCTTGCTGCTCGTAAACTGCCATTCAAAACAACTTTCGTAACTCGGACGGTAATGTGA
- the rpmC gene encoding 50S ribosomal protein L29, whose protein sequence is MKASELKDKSVEELNAELLGLLREQFNLRMQASTGQLAQTHTLRTVRRDIARVKTIINQKAGQ, encoded by the coding sequence ATGAAAGCAAGCGAACTAAAAGATAAAAGCGTAGAAGAGCTAAATGCTGAACTTCTAGGTCTTCTTCGTGAGCAGTTTAACCTGCGCATGCAAGCAAGCACTGGTCAGTTAGCTCAGACACACACGCTAAGAACAGTACGTCGCGATATCGCGCGTGTAAAAACAATTATTAACCAGAAGGCAGGTCAATAA
- the rpsQ gene encoding 30S ribosomal protein S17, giving the protein MSDKIRTLQGRVISDKMEKSFTVAIARYVKHPIYGKFIKRTTKLHVHDENNTAKAGDVVTIRECAPISKNKSWTLVDVVERPKQA; this is encoded by the coding sequence ATGAGCGATAAAATTCGTACTCTTCAAGGCCGTGTAATCAGCGACAAGATGGAAAAATCTTTCACTGTTGCTATCGCACGTTACGTGAAGCACCCAATCTATGGGAAATTCATCAAACGTACGACTAAGTTACACGTACATGACGAAAATAACACTGCAAAAGCGGGTGACGTAGTTACTATCCGTGAATGCGCTCCAATCTCTAAGAACAAATCTTGGACTTTGGTAGATGTTGTTGAACGTCCAAAACAAGCTTAA
- a CDS encoding endonuclease, with protein sequence MLHGIYKNKLLLSALLLSSLPAMANVVNGNFEQWTGNTPQAWTVIDSGINVSANSAVVSTGLQAAAISVNTGTQSNTDFLQQVAVEMGETYEFSVDVYHTEGHLKARLFIDGYKGYSNPAQTNQWQTITYSYTADSSKTIDVGLRFYDTSGFDGSELVYVDNFLPNNDSSDSPSCADNSLTFNLTTDNYGEETSWQITHNQAGMVASGSGYAANTQYTEQLCLTNGDYTFTINDSYGDGICCSFGSGSYALNNEANLLASGSSFQASESTAFSLGATQPTPTPTGYYVTTQGLTGYTLKTELYNIINNHNAQGYSAIWSFYDASARDKYFENDNSILDMYSEKPNGVDSYTYTAVSDQCGTYNSEADCYNREHSFPKSWFGGTIEPMNSDVHHIYATDGYVNSKRSNFPFGEVASATFTSTNGSQLGSASSAINYTGTVFEPIDEFKGDFARAYFYMATRYQNVIGSWQNNTTASNAVLNGSSNQVFENWVVAMLLKWHNNDPVSQMELDRNQAAFEFQGNRNPYIDHPEFVEMIW encoded by the coding sequence ATGTTACACGGCATATATAAAAACAAATTACTTTTGAGCGCGTTGTTATTGAGCTCTTTGCCTGCGATGGCTAATGTGGTTAATGGCAACTTTGAACAATGGACAGGCAACACCCCACAAGCATGGACGGTGATTGATAGCGGTATTAACGTATCTGCCAACAGCGCAGTCGTGAGTACAGGCTTACAAGCAGCAGCGATTAGCGTAAATACTGGCACACAAAGTAACACTGACTTTTTACAGCAAGTCGCGGTGGAAATGGGTGAAACTTATGAATTTTCAGTGGATGTGTATCATACCGAAGGTCATCTTAAGGCCCGTTTGTTCATAGATGGTTATAAAGGCTATTCAAATCCAGCACAAACCAATCAATGGCAAACCATAACTTACAGCTATACCGCTGATAGTAGTAAAACGATTGATGTCGGTTTACGCTTTTACGATACAAGCGGCTTTGATGGTAGTGAGTTAGTTTATGTTGATAACTTCTTACCTAATAATGACAGCAGTGATTCTCCAAGCTGCGCAGATAACAGCCTTACTTTTAACCTAACTACAGATAACTACGGCGAAGAAACCAGTTGGCAAATAACACACAACCAAGCTGGTATGGTTGCAAGCGGCAGTGGTTATGCCGCAAATACTCAATACACCGAACAATTATGTTTAACCAATGGCGACTATACATTTACTATTAACGACAGCTACGGCGATGGTATTTGTTGCTCATTTGGCAGTGGCAGCTACGCCTTGAATAATGAAGCCAATTTGCTTGCCAGTGGATCAAGCTTTCAAGCAAGTGAGTCTACCGCATTCTCATTAGGTGCTACCCAGCCAACACCGACGCCAACCGGCTACTATGTTACAACTCAAGGCTTAACTGGCTACACGCTAAAAACTGAGCTTTATAACATTATTAATAACCATAACGCTCAAGGGTATTCTGCTATTTGGAGTTTTTACGACGCATCAGCACGCGATAAATACTTTGAAAATGATAATAGTATTTTAGATATGTACAGTGAAAAGCCAAATGGAGTTGATAGCTACACTTATACTGCTGTAAGCGATCAGTGCGGTACCTACAATAGCGAAGCCGATTGTTATAACCGTGAACATTCATTTCCTAAAAGCTGGTTTGGCGGCACCATAGAACCAATGAACTCTGATGTTCATCATATTTACGCCACTGACGGCTATGTAAATTCAAAGCGTAGCAACTTCCCGTTCGGTGAAGTGGCCAGCGCTACGTTTACTTCAACCAATGGCAGTCAATTAGGTTCTGCAAGTAGTGCGATTAATTACACTGGTACTGTATTTGAGCCTATTGATGAATTTAAAGGTGACTTTGCTCGTGCTTATTTTTACATGGCTACACGCTACCAAAACGTAATCGGCTCTTGGCAAAATAACACCACGGCTAGTAATGCCGTACTTAACGGCTCTAGTAACCAAGTATTTGAAAATTGGGTCGTGGCTATGTTATTAAAATGGCATAACAACGACCCCGTTAGCCAAATGGAATTAGACCGCAATCAAGCAGCGTTTGAATTTCAGGGAAATCGTAACCCGTATATCGACCACCCTGAATTTGTAGAAATGATTTGGTAA
- a CDS encoding assimilatory sulfite reductase (NADPH) flavoprotein subunit: MLLGQLNALASPLSQEQVQKLQGLVAELNPIQQAWVSGYLAANANSAALGAPIAGTPATSEAAVLTILYGSQTGNAKAVATKLKEQAESRGLAAKLVSMSDYKPTALKKEKFLTVVVSTYGEGEPPEDAETLYEFLITKKAPKLDGVKVAVLGLGDSSYEFFCQTAKDFEERLTKLGAEVIYQRADLDVDYDDEAATWIEGALNAFEPDLKAQQDATGGQVVSMPFGTPTTAASQYTKQNPFAAELSLVQKITGHDSTKDVRHVEISLEGSDITYTPGDSLGIYFLNDEARVDELLAQTQIDPTSRVKLGDEELSVRDALIEKLELTQSYPGFVEKYATATGTPELLKLVEDKAAMREYIEPRQIFDVVAQNPAKLEAQTLVDCLRKLQARLYSIASSQSEVEDEVHLTIALVEFEAFGTEHLGGCSGYLARRAQEGCKVKVFSEHNDNFRLPVNDDTPIIMVGPGTGIAPFRAFLQERDAREATGKNWLFFGNPHFTQDFLYQVEIQGYLKSGLLSKVDVAFSREQAEKVYVQDKLRKNSKEVFDWLEAGAHFYVCGDANRMAKDVHNALIDIITENTGKSNEEADQYLKDLRSANRYQKDVY, from the coding sequence ATGTTGTTAGGTCAACTCAATGCGCTAGCAAGTCCGCTTTCGCAAGAGCAAGTACAAAAGCTACAAGGTTTAGTGGCTGAGCTTAATCCAATTCAGCAAGCGTGGGTTAGCGGCTATTTGGCTGCTAATGCTAATTCAGCAGCGCTAGGTGCGCCAATTGCAGGTACACCAGCAACCTCTGAGGCAGCAGTACTTACTATTTTGTATGGTTCACAAACAGGTAACGCTAAAGCGGTGGCGACTAAGCTTAAAGAGCAAGCTGAATCTCGTGGGTTAGCTGCAAAGCTGGTTAGCATGTCAGATTACAAGCCAACCGCATTGAAAAAAGAAAAGTTTTTAACCGTTGTTGTATCAACTTATGGTGAAGGTGAGCCACCTGAAGATGCCGAAACACTGTACGAATTTTTAATTACCAAAAAAGCGCCAAAGCTTGATGGCGTTAAAGTCGCGGTATTAGGTTTAGGTGATTCTAGCTATGAATTTTTCTGTCAAACCGCTAAAGACTTTGAAGAGCGTTTAACTAAACTCGGTGCAGAGGTTATTTATCAACGTGCCGACCTAGACGTTGATTACGATGATGAAGCCGCCACTTGGATTGAGGGCGCGTTAAATGCGTTTGAACCAGATTTAAAAGCTCAGCAAGATGCCACAGGCGGCCAAGTTGTATCAATGCCATTTGGCACGCCCACGACAGCGGCTAGCCAATACACTAAGCAAAACCCGTTTGCGGCAGAGCTAAGCTTAGTGCAAAAAATTACCGGTCATGACTCAACCAAAGATGTACGCCATGTTGAAATTTCACTTGAAGGCTCTGACATTACCTATACGCCGGGTGACTCGTTAGGCATTTACTTTTTAAATGATGAAGCCCGTGTAGATGAGCTACTAGCGCAAACGCAAATTGATCCAACTAGCCGCGTTAAACTTGGCGATGAAGAACTTAGCGTGCGTGATGCCTTAATTGAAAAACTAGAGCTGACACAATCGTACCCTGGTTTTGTCGAAAAATATGCCACGGCTACAGGCACGCCTGAACTTCTTAAGCTTGTGGAAGATAAAGCCGCAATGCGCGAATATATTGAGCCTCGCCAAATTTTTGATGTGGTTGCACAAAACCCAGCTAAATTAGAGGCGCAAACACTGGTTGATTGCCTACGTAAACTGCAAGCGCGCTTATATTCAATTGCTTCTAGCCAAAGCGAGGTTGAGGACGAAGTGCATTTAACTATTGCATTGGTTGAGTTTGAAGCGTTTGGCACAGAGCATTTAGGTGGCTGTTCAGGCTATTTAGCACGCCGTGCGCAAGAAGGCTGTAAAGTAAAAGTATTTAGTGAACATAACGACAACTTCCGCTTACCAGTAAATGATGACACACCGATTATCATGGTAGGGCCAGGTACAGGTATTGCACCGTTCCGTGCTTTTTTACAAGAACGTGATGCGCGAGAGGCTACGGGTAAAAACTGGCTGTTTTTTGGTAACCCACACTTTACCCAAGACTTTTTATACCAAGTAGAAATTCAAGGTTACTTAAAATCAGGCTTATTGAGTAAAGTAGATGTGGCGTTTAGCCGTGAGCAAGCAGAAAAAGTTTACGTGCAAGACAAGTTACGTAAAAACTCAAAAGAAGTATTTGACTGGTTAGAAGCGGGTGCTCATTTTTATGTGTGTGGCGATGCAAACCGTATGGCTAAAGATGTACACAATGCCTTAATTGATATCATCACAGAAAATACCGGCAAAAGTAATGAAGAAGCCGATCAATACTTAAAAGATTTGCGTAGCGCAAATCGCTATCAGAAAGACGTGTATTAA
- the cysI gene encoding assimilatory sulfite reductase (NADPH) hemoprotein subunit yields the protein MSEQDKTVKLSDNERLKRESNFLRGTIAQDLKDEITGGFTADNFQLIRFHGMYQQDDRDIRPERAKQKLEPLHNVMLRARMPGGIIKPEQWLAIDKFAGEKTSYGSIRLTTRQTFQFHGVLKPEIKGMHQLLNSVGIDSIATAGDVNRNVLCTTNPVESELHQEAYEWAAKISEHLLPKTKAYAEIWLNGEKSETTEEPILGSTYLPRKFKTTVTIPPNNEVDVHANDLNFVAIADNGKLVGFNVLVGGGLAMTHGDTATYPRKADDFGFIALEDTLKIAEHVVSVQRDWGNRSNRKNAKTKYTLDRVGSGVFKAEVEKRAGVSFAPSRPYEFTHRGDRIGWVEGIDGKHHLTLFIQSGRILDYPNKPLKTGCRKIAEIHQGDFRMTANQNLIIAGVPADQKAIIEKIAREHGLIDDKDTEQRKNSMACVSLPTCPLAMAEAERYLPSLIEKIEGLLAKHGVPNDSIIMRVVGCPNGCGRAMLAEAGLVGKGPGKYNVYLGGNTEGTRIPKLYLENVGEEVYLEAFDKLIGQWVSERNEGECFGDFVIRKGIVAEVKVSVTDFYA from the coding sequence ATGAGCGAACAAGATAAAACCGTAAAGCTTTCTGATAACGAACGTTTAAAAAGAGAAAGTAACTTTTTACGCGGCACTATAGCGCAAGATTTAAAAGATGAAATTACCGGTGGTTTTACTGCCGATAATTTCCAGTTAATTCGTTTTCATGGCATGTACCAGCAAGATGACCGCGATATTCGTCCTGAGCGTGCTAAGCAAAAGCTAGAACCACTACATAATGTCATGCTGCGTGCGCGTATGCCTGGCGGCATTATTAAGCCCGAGCAATGGTTAGCAATTGATAAGTTTGCTGGGGAGAAAACCAGCTATGGCAGTATTCGTTTAACTACGCGCCAAACATTTCAGTTTCATGGTGTATTAAAACCTGAAATTAAAGGTATGCACCAATTACTTAATAGCGTGGGTATTGATTCTATTGCAACTGCCGGTGACGTGAACCGAAATGTACTTTGTACCACTAACCCTGTTGAGTCTGAGTTACACCAGGAGGCGTATGAGTGGGCGGCAAAGATTTCTGAACACTTATTACCTAAAACCAAAGCGTATGCAGAGATTTGGCTCAATGGCGAAAAAAGCGAAACCACAGAAGAGCCAATTTTAGGCTCAACTTATTTACCGCGTAAGTTTAAAACCACTGTAACAATTCCACCAAATAATGAAGTGGATGTTCATGCAAACGACTTAAACTTTGTGGCGATTGCTGATAACGGTAAATTAGTTGGTTTTAACGTGCTAGTAGGGGGTGGCCTTGCCATGACCCATGGTGATACTGCAACGTATCCACGAAAAGCCGATGATTTTGGTTTTATTGCCCTTGAAGATACCCTAAAAATTGCTGAGCACGTGGTATCTGTTCAGCGTGATTGGGGTAATCGTTCTAACCGTAAAAACGCAAAAACTAAATACACACTTGACCGTGTTGGGTCTGGTGTATTTAAAGCAGAAGTTGAAAAACGTGCAGGCGTGAGTTTTGCACCAAGCCGCCCTTATGAGTTTACTCATCGAGGGGATCGTATTGGCTGGGTTGAAGGCATTGACGGTAAACATCACTTAACGCTCTTTATTCAAAGTGGTCGTATTTTAGATTACCCCAATAAGCCACTGAAAACAGGGTGTCGTAAGATTGCAGAAATCCATCAAGGTGACTTTCGCATGACCGCCAATCAAAACTTAATTATTGCCGGTGTGCCTGCGGATCAAAAAGCAATCATTGAAAAAATAGCGCGTGAACACGGTTTGATTGATGACAAAGACACTGAGCAACGTAAAAACTCAATGGCGTGTGTGTCACTGCCCACTTGTCCTTTAGCGATGGCTGAAGCCGAGCGTTACTTACCGAGTTTAATTGAAAAAATAGAAGGCTTATTGGCTAAGCATGGAGTACCAAATGACAGCATTATTATGCGTGTGGTTGGTTGCCCTAACGGCTGTGGTCGTGCCATGCTAGCTGAAGCTGGATTAGTAGGTAAAGGCCCAGGTAAGTACAATGTTTACCTTGGCGGGAATACGGAGGGTACGCGTATCCCTAAGCTTTATCTTGAAAATGTGGGCGAAGAAGTTTACCTAGAGGCATTTGATAAGCTGATTGGGCAATGGGTTAGTGAGCGCAATGAAGGCGAATGCTTTGGTGATTTTGTTATTCGCAAGGGTATTGTTGCAGAAGTAAAAGTATCTGTTACCGATTTTTACGCATAA